One segment of Microbispora sp. ZYX-F-249 DNA contains the following:
- a CDS encoding helix-turn-helix domain-containing protein encodes MRIDDRTAMGLSKRETEVMELIATGHSNGEIAQRLFLSEKTVKNHVNRIYAKLGVESRVRAICRWRGEAEPSSGQ; translated from the coding sequence ATGAGAATCGACGACCGCACCGCAATGGGACTGAGCAAGCGGGAGACCGAGGTCATGGAGTTGATCGCGACCGGTCACTCCAATGGCGAGATCGCCCAGCGGCTGTTCCTGAGCGAGAAGACCGTGAAGAACCACGTGAACCGCATCTACGCCAAGCTCGGGGTGGAGTCGCGGGTCAGGGCGATCTGCCGCTGGCGTGGCGAGGCCGAGCCCTCCTCAGGACAGTGA